The proteins below come from a single Piscinibacter gummiphilus genomic window:
- a CDS encoding branched-chain amino acid ABC transporter permease, translated as MDTFIQQIINGLVLGSVYALVALGYTMVYGIINLINFAHGEVLMVGALTSWTVATSLLGIGWPGWLVMVISLLAAIIVCSVLNFSIEKIAYRPLRTAPRLAPLITAMGMSLLLQTLAMIIWKPNPKPYPILISAEPYEIGGAVINTIQILILVTTAVTLAGLMYLVNRTKLGRAMRATAENPKVAGLMGVRPDMVISATFVIGAALAALAGVMYAANYGSVQHSMGFLPGLKAFTAAVFGGIGNLAGAMVGGVLLGLIEAMGAGYIGDLTGGILGSHYQDIFAFIVLILVLTLRPQGLLGERVADRA; from the coding sequence ATGGATACATTCATCCAGCAGATCATCAATGGTCTGGTGCTCGGCAGCGTGTATGCGCTGGTGGCCCTCGGCTACACGATGGTCTACGGCATCATCAACCTCATCAACTTCGCGCACGGCGAGGTCCTGATGGTGGGCGCGCTCACGAGCTGGACGGTCGCGACCTCGCTTCTGGGCATCGGCTGGCCGGGTTGGCTGGTGATGGTGATCTCGCTGCTCGCCGCGATCATCGTGTGTTCGGTGCTCAACTTCAGCATCGAGAAGATCGCCTATCGGCCGCTGCGCACCGCGCCGCGCCTCGCGCCGCTGATCACCGCGATGGGCATGTCGCTGCTGCTGCAGACGCTCGCGATGATCATCTGGAAGCCGAACCCGAAGCCGTACCCGATCCTCATCTCCGCAGAGCCGTATGAGATCGGCGGCGCGGTGATCAACACCATCCAGATCCTCATCCTCGTGACCACGGCTGTCACGCTGGCGGGGCTCATGTACCTCGTCAACCGCACCAAGCTCGGCCGCGCGATGCGCGCCACCGCCGAGAACCCGAAGGTCGCCGGCCTCATGGGCGTGCGGCCCGACATGGTCATCTCGGCCACCTTCGTGATCGGTGCGGCCCTCGCGGCACTGGCCGGCGTGATGTACGCCGCCAACTACGGCTCGGTGCAGCACTCGATGGGCTTCCTGCCGGGCCTCAAGGCCTTCACCGCCGCCGTGTTCGGCGGCATCGGCAACCTGGCGGGCGCGATGGTGGGCGGCGTGCTGCTCGGCCTCATCGAAGCCATGGGCGCTGGCTATATCGGCGACCTGACCGGCGGCATCCTGGGCAGTCACTACCAGGACATCTTCGCCTTCATCGTGCTCATCCTCGTGCTCACGCTGCGGCCTCAAGGCCTGCTCGGCGAGCGTGTGGCCGATCGCGCCTGA
- a CDS encoding ABC transporter permease subunit — translation MNFRDNKLATFLIAGALLLIAPLIAQQFGNAWVRIIDIALLYVLLALGLNIVVGYAGLLDLGYVAFYAVGAYMLGLLASPHLSQTFPGFAATFPNGLHAPLWLVIPLGALLAAAFGVALGAPTLKLRGDYLAIVTLGFGEIIRVFLTNLDAPVNITNGPKGLSQIDSFKVLGYDFGKTHNLFGLEIPSVTGYYYLFLALVIVSVVICYRLEQSRIGRAWMAIREDEVAAKAMGINTRNMKLLAFGMGATFGGVSGVLFASFQGFVSPESFSLNESVMIVAMVVLGGIGHIPGVIIGALLLAALPEVLRYVASPLQQMTDGRLDSAILRQLLIALAMIAIMLSRPRGLWPVPEHGRMRPGSPDQDPEPKGTLS, via the coding sequence ATGAACTTCCGCGACAACAAGCTCGCCACCTTCCTCATCGCCGGTGCACTGCTGCTCATCGCACCGCTGATCGCCCAGCAGTTCGGCAACGCCTGGGTGCGCATCATCGACATCGCGTTGCTCTACGTGCTGCTGGCGCTTGGCCTCAACATCGTGGTCGGCTATGCCGGCCTGCTCGACCTGGGCTATGTGGCGTTCTACGCGGTCGGTGCCTACATGCTGGGGCTGCTCGCCTCGCCGCACCTGTCGCAGACCTTCCCCGGCTTCGCCGCCACCTTCCCCAATGGGCTGCATGCGCCGCTGTGGCTGGTGATCCCGCTGGGTGCGTTGCTGGCGGCGGCATTCGGTGTGGCGCTCGGCGCGCCGACGCTCAAGCTGAGAGGCGACTACCTTGCCATCGTGACCCTCGGCTTCGGCGAGATCATCCGCGTGTTCCTGACCAACCTCGACGCGCCGGTCAACATCACCAACGGCCCCAAGGGCCTGAGCCAGATCGACTCGTTCAAGGTGCTGGGCTACGACTTCGGCAAGACGCACAACCTGTTCGGCCTCGAGATCCCCTCGGTGACCGGCTACTACTACCTCTTCCTCGCGCTGGTGATCGTGAGCGTGGTCATCTGCTACCGGCTCGAGCAGTCGCGCATCGGCCGTGCGTGGATGGCCATCCGAGAAGACGAAGTCGCTGCCAAGGCGATGGGCATCAACACCCGCAACATGAAGCTGCTCGCTTTCGGCATGGGCGCTACCTTCGGCGGTGTGTCGGGCGTGCTCTTTGCGAGCTTCCAGGGCTTCGTGTCGCCCGAGTCGTTCAGCTTGAACGAGTCGGTGATGATTGTCGCGATGGTGGTGCTGGGCGGCATCGGTCACATCCCCGGCGTCATCATCGGGGCGCTGCTGCTCGCGGCGCTGCCCGAGGTGCTGCGCTACGTGGCCAGCCCGCTCCAGCAAATGACCGATGGCCGGCTTGACTCCGCCATCCTGCGCCAGTTGCTGATCGCACTTGCGATGATCGCCATCATGCTGTCGCGCCCGCGTGGCTTGTGGCCGGTGCCGGAGCATGGGCGAATGCGGCCAGGCTCGCCTGACCAGGACCCGGAACCGAAGGGAACCCTGTCATGA
- a CDS encoding ABC transporter ATP-binding protein: MSSAPNTTPVLEVANVSKRFGGLQALSDVGIRIEAGQVYGLIGPNGAGKTTFFNVITGLYTPDSGSFKLGGQPYKPTAVHEVAKAGIARTFQNIRLFADMTALENVMVGRHVRTASGLIGAVFRTSGFKAEEHAIAKRAQELLDYVGIGKYAEFKARTLSYGDQRRLEIARALATDPKLIALDEPAAGMNATEKVVLRELIDRIRKDGRTILLIEHDVKLVMGLCDRVTVLDYGKQIAEGSPFDVQRNEKVIEAYLGAGHKAH; this comes from the coding sequence ATGAGCAGCGCGCCCAACACCACCCCGGTGCTCGAAGTCGCCAACGTCTCCAAGCGCTTCGGCGGCCTGCAGGCCCTGAGCGACGTGGGCATCCGCATCGAAGCTGGCCAGGTCTATGGCCTCATCGGCCCCAATGGCGCCGGCAAGACCACCTTCTTCAACGTCATCACCGGGCTTTACACACCCGACTCCGGCAGCTTCAAGCTGGGTGGCCAGCCCTACAAGCCGACCGCGGTGCACGAAGTGGCCAAGGCCGGCATCGCCCGCACCTTCCAGAACATCCGCCTCTTCGCCGACATGACCGCGCTCGAAAACGTGATGGTCGGCCGCCACGTGCGCACGGCATCAGGCCTGATTGGCGCGGTGTTCCGCACCAGCGGCTTCAAGGCCGAAGAGCACGCCATCGCCAAGCGCGCGCAGGAGCTGCTCGACTACGTGGGCATCGGCAAGTACGCCGAGTTCAAGGCCCGCACGCTCAGCTACGGCGACCAGCGTCGCCTGGAGATCGCGCGGGCGCTCGCCACCGACCCCAAGCTGATCGCCCTCGACGAGCCCGCCGCCGGCATGAACGCCACCGAGAAGGTGGTGCTGCGCGAGCTGATCGACCGCATCCGCAAGGACGGGCGCACCATTCTCCTGATCGAGCACGACGTGAAGCTCGTGATGGGCTTGTGCGACCGCGTCACCGTGCTCGACTACGGCAAGCAGATCGCCGAAGGCTCGCCATTCGACGTCCAACGCAACGAGAAGGTGATCGAGGCCTACCTCGGCGCCGGCCACAAGGCGCACTGA
- a CDS encoding ABC transporter ATP-binding protein, with translation MTTLLKVNGLKVAYGGIQAVKGASFEVREGELVSLIGANGAGKTTTLKAITGLQPVGAGDIEFLGRSVKGQGSWELVKQGLVMVPEGRGTFTRMSITENLLMGAFVRNDKEINADIEKVFGIFPRLKERRNQLAGTMSGGEQQMLAMGRALMARPKVLLLDEPSMGLSPIMVDKIFEVVADIAKQGVTILLVEQNASRALQLANRGYVMESGEVTMSGEAAALLNDPKVRAAYLGE, from the coding sequence ATGACGACCCTCCTGAAAGTGAATGGCCTAAAGGTGGCCTATGGCGGCATCCAGGCCGTGAAGGGCGCGTCGTTCGAGGTGCGCGAAGGTGAGCTCGTGAGCCTGATCGGCGCCAATGGCGCCGGCAAGACCACCACGCTCAAGGCCATCACCGGCCTGCAGCCGGTGGGCGCGGGCGACATCGAATTCCTCGGCCGCAGCGTCAAGGGCCAGGGCTCGTGGGAGCTCGTGAAACAGGGCCTCGTGATGGTGCCCGAGGGGCGGGGCACCTTCACCCGCATGTCGATCACCGAGAACCTGCTGATGGGCGCCTTCGTGCGCAACGACAAGGAGATAAACGCCGACATCGAGAAGGTGTTCGGCATCTTCCCGCGCCTCAAGGAGCGCCGCAACCAGCTGGCCGGCACCATGTCGGGCGGCGAGCAGCAGATGCTTGCCATGGGCCGCGCGCTGATGGCGCGCCCCAAGGTGCTGCTGCTCGACGAGCCGTCGATGGGCCTGTCGCCCATCATGGTCGACAAGATCTTCGAAGTGGTGGCCGACATCGCCAAGCAGGGTGTGACCATCCTGCTGGTGGAGCAGAACGCGAGCCGTGCGCTGCAACTGGCCAACCGCGGCTACGTGATGGAGTCGGGTGAGGTCACGATGAGTGGCGAGGCGGCGGCCCTGCTGAACGACCCGAAGGTGCGGGCGGCCTACCTGGGCGAGTAA
- a CDS encoding CsgG/HfaB family protein, with product MNATPLTRFTQLALAAAAVAVLSGCGSTMPSMGGNKGVVSGSAGGASSEGSNSQLEKCPETLGTIAIDEDAQAPWYYELRRNSLGSTVPVLRLMIQQSNCFVIVERGRSMNNMMRERQLESSGEMRQGSNFQKGQMVAADYTMQPSIQFSGRTGGAAAGLLTGRLGALGAVAGNVKRNEASTTLLLIDNRSSVQIAAAEGTAGNFDFGLFGGGFLAGLAGGGGGYSNTPQGKVIVAAFADSFNQMVKSLRNYKAQTVKGGLGTGGRLGVDGGSTPASKELNKK from the coding sequence ATGAACGCAACCCCGCTCACCCGTTTCACCCAACTCGCGCTCGCAGCCGCCGCTGTGGCGGTGCTCAGTGGCTGCGGCTCCACCATGCCGTCGATGGGCGGCAACAAGGGCGTGGTCTCCGGCTCCGCCGGTGGCGCCAGCTCCGAGGGCAGCAACAGCCAGCTCGAGAAGTGCCCCGAGACGCTTGGCACCATTGCCATCGACGAAGACGCTCAGGCGCCCTGGTACTACGAGCTGCGCCGCAACAGCCTCGGCTCGACGGTGCCGGTGCTGCGCCTGATGATCCAGCAGAGCAACTGCTTCGTGATCGTCGAGCGGGGCCGCTCGATGAACAACATGATGCGCGAGCGCCAGCTCGAGTCCTCCGGCGAAATGCGGCAGGGCAGCAACTTCCAGAAGGGCCAGATGGTCGCGGCCGACTACACCATGCAGCCGTCGATCCAGTTCTCGGGCCGCACTGGCGGTGCTGCGGCCGGCCTGCTCACCGGCCGCCTGGGCGCGCTGGGCGCCGTGGCGGGGAACGTGAAGCGCAACGAAGCCTCGACCACGCTGCTGCTCATCGACAACCGCTCCAGCGTGCAGATCGCGGCTGCCGAAGGCACCGCCGGCAATTTCGACTTCGGCCTCTTCGGGGGCGGCTTCCTGGCGGGCCTCGCGGGCGGTGGCGGCGGTTACTCCAACACGCCGCAGGGCAAGGTGATCGTGGCGGCGTTTGCCGACTCGTTCAACCAGATGGTCAAGTCGCTGCGCAACTACAAGGCGCAGACGGTCAAGGGTGGCCTCGGCACCGGCGGCCGCCTGGGGGTCGACGGCGGGAGCACGCCGGCCTCGAAGGAACTCAACAAGAAGTAA
- a CDS encoding tripartite tricarboxylate transporter substrate binding protein has translation MVNEFSRRRFTWAALAAVACTPVFAQTGTRPIRLVVPYPPGGPLDIVARALADKVKDSLGTVIVENKPGAGGNLGADLVAKSAPDGHTIVMGAVATHAINPWLYTRMPYDALRDFTPLTGVAQVPNVLVMNPQTAARLKISSVADLVAYAKANPGKLNYGSGGNGSAGHLAGEMFKSQAGVFMVHIPYAGGNPAQLALLTGEVDLTFDNLASASANIKAGKLKALAVTTAKRAKATPELPAIAETLPGFDVNTWFGLFGPAGLPADQTQRLNKAFTEALASPELQARFATLMAEAMPFTPQPFAEFVKRENAKYERVVKASGAKVD, from the coding sequence ATGGTGAATGAGTTCTCCCGTCGTCGTTTCACATGGGCTGCGCTGGCGGCGGTGGCATGCACCCCGGTGTTTGCGCAGACGGGCACGCGGCCGATTCGGCTCGTCGTGCCCTACCCGCCCGGCGGCCCGCTCGACATCGTGGCGCGCGCCCTGGCCGACAAGGTGAAAGACAGCCTCGGCACCGTGATCGTCGAGAACAAGCCCGGCGCCGGTGGCAACCTGGGCGCCGACCTCGTCGCCAAGTCGGCGCCCGACGGCCACACGATCGTGATGGGCGCCGTGGCCACGCACGCCATTAACCCATGGCTCTACACCCGCATGCCCTACGACGCACTGCGCGACTTCACACCCCTCACCGGTGTGGCGCAGGTGCCCAACGTGCTGGTGATGAACCCGCAGACCGCCGCGCGTTTGAAGATCTCAAGCGTGGCCGACCTCGTGGCCTACGCGAAGGCCAACCCCGGCAAGCTCAACTACGGCTCGGGCGGCAACGGCAGCGCAGGGCACCTGGCGGGCGAGATGTTCAAGTCGCAGGCGGGTGTGTTCATGGTCCACATTCCGTATGCAGGCGGCAACCCGGCGCAGCTGGCGCTGCTGACCGGCGAGGTCGACCTCACCTTCGACAACCTCGCCAGCGCATCGGCCAACATCAAGGCCGGCAAGCTCAAGGCCCTGGCCGTGACCACCGCCAAGCGCGCCAAGGCCACGCCGGAACTGCCGGCCATCGCCGAGACGCTGCCGGGCTTCGACGTGAACACCTGGTTCGGCCTCTTCGGGCCCGCAGGCCTGCCCGCCGATCAGACGCAGCGCTTGAACAAGGCCTTCACCGAGGCGCTGGCCTCGCCCGAGTTGCAGGCCCGCTTCGCCACGCTGATGGCCGAAGCCATGCCCTTCACGCCGCAGCCGTTCGCCGAGTTCGTGAAGCGCGAGAACGCGAAGTACGAGCGCGTGGTCAAGGCCTCGGGCGCCAAGGTCGACTGA
- a CDS encoding CDP-6-deoxy-delta-3,4-glucoseen reductase, translating into MTFQVTVQPSGVSFSVDRDEPILLAAIRQGVGLPYGCKDGACGSCKCKLLEGRVIHGTHQVKALTPAEEEAGYTLTCRAAPQTDIVLEARTVAGAGEFPVRKMPCRVTTITRPAPDVALIQLQLPANDTLQYRAGQYIEFILKDGARRSYSMANAPSAQRDKPGIELHIRHMPGGLFTDHVFGAMKEKEILRLEGPFGSFFLREDSDKPIVLLASGTGFAPVKAIIEHMQAKGITRPAVLYWGCRSLADLYMHAWCVEAARTMPHLRYVPVLSDAKPEDEWTGRTGFVHQAVMADLPDLSGHQVYACGAPIMVDSAQRDFVAHCNLPLDEFFADSFTSEADKHGE; encoded by the coding sequence ATGACGTTCCAAGTGACGGTGCAGCCGAGCGGCGTGAGCTTCTCGGTTGACCGCGACGAACCCATCCTGCTGGCGGCCATCCGCCAGGGCGTGGGCCTGCCCTATGGCTGCAAGGACGGCGCCTGCGGTTCGTGCAAATGCAAGCTGCTCGAAGGCCGCGTGATCCACGGCACGCATCAGGTGAAGGCGCTCACGCCGGCCGAAGAGGAGGCCGGCTACACCCTCACCTGCCGCGCCGCACCGCAGACCGACATCGTGCTCGAAGCGCGCACGGTCGCGGGCGCCGGCGAGTTCCCGGTGCGCAAGATGCCCTGCCGCGTCACCACGATCACCAGACCCGCTCCCGACGTCGCTTTGATCCAGCTGCAGCTGCCTGCCAATGACACGCTGCAATACCGCGCCGGCCAGTACATCGAGTTCATCCTGAAAGACGGCGCGCGCCGCAGCTACAGCATGGCCAATGCACCGAGCGCACAGCGCGACAAGCCGGGCATCGAGCTGCACATCCGCCACATGCCGGGCGGCCTCTTCACCGACCACGTGTTCGGTGCGATGAAGGAAAAGGAAATCCTGCGGCTCGAGGGCCCGTTCGGCAGCTTCTTCCTGCGCGAAGACAGCGACAAGCCGATCGTGCTGCTCGCCAGTGGCACCGGCTTCGCGCCGGTGAAAGCGATCATCGAGCACATGCAGGCGAAGGGCATCACACGCCCCGCGGTCCTGTACTGGGGTTGCCGAAGCCTCGCCGACCTCTACATGCACGCCTGGTGCGTGGAAGCGGCCCGCACCATGCCCCACCTGCGCTACGTGCCGGTCTTGTCCGACGCGAAACCCGAAGACGAATGGACCGGCCGCACGGGCTTCGTGCACCAGGCGGTGATGGCCGACCTGCCCGACCTCTCGGGCCACCAGGTGTATGCCTGCGGTGCGCCCATCATGGTCGACTCTGCGCAGCGCGATTTCGTCGCGCATTGCAACCTGCCGCTCGACGAATTCTTTGCAGACAGCTTCACGTCCGAGGCCGACAAACATGGTGAATGA
- a CDS encoding SDR family oxidoreductase, with protein MTLPHTFRPPTLLIVGCGDVGLRVLRLLAGRYRLLVLTSNAARVPALRAAGALPLVGNLDNPPSLQRLAGLADAVLHLAPPPGHGADDTRTAALLQALARQGRVRRIVYASTTGVYGDAQGARFDEVRAVAPATDRARRRVDAEARVRWYGRAFGARVSVLRIPGIYAGDREGGHPRERLARGTPVLVEADDVYTNHIHADDLARACVAALHRGLPQRVVHASDDTELKMGDYFDLAADLCGLPRPPRITRAEAAERMSAVQLSFWSESRRLDNRRLKRELRLTLRYPTVREGLLA; from the coding sequence ATGACCCTGCCCCATACCTTCAGACCGCCCACCTTGCTCATCGTGGGTTGTGGCGACGTGGGGCTGCGCGTGCTGCGCCTGCTGGCCGGGCGCTACCGGCTGCTGGTGCTCACCTCGAATGCCGCGCGCGTGCCTGCGCTTCGGGCGGCAGGTGCGCTGCCGCTCGTGGGCAACCTCGACAACCCGCCCAGTCTGCAGCGGCTCGCCGGCCTGGCCGACGCGGTGCTGCACCTCGCGCCCCCTCCGGGCCACGGTGCGGACGACACCCGCACGGCCGCGCTGCTGCAGGCGCTCGCGCGCCAGGGCCGCGTGCGGCGCATCGTCTACGCCAGCACGACCGGTGTGTATGGCGATGCCCAGGGCGCACGTTTCGACGAGGTGCGTGCGGTGGCCCCTGCGACCGACCGCGCACGGCGGCGTGTCGATGCCGAGGCGCGTGTGCGCTGGTACGGCCGGGCCTTCGGGGCGCGTGTGTCGGTGCTGCGCATTCCTGGCATCTATGCGGGCGACCGCGAAGGTGGCCACCCGCGCGAGCGCCTGGCGCGTGGCACGCCGGTCCTGGTGGAGGCCGACGATGTCTACACCAACCACATCCACGCCGACGACCTGGCGCGGGCCTGCGTGGCCGCACTGCACCGCGGCCTGCCGCAGCGCGTGGTGCATGCGAGCGACGACACCGAGTTGAAGATGGGCGACTACTTCGACCTGGCGGCCGACCTGTGTGGCCTGCCGCGGCCACCGCGCATCACGAGGGCCGAAGCGGCCGAGCGGATGTCGGCGGTGCAGCTGTCGTTCTGGAGTGAATCGCGCCGGCTCGACAACCGGCGCCTCAAGCGCGAGCTGCGCCTGACGCTGCGCTATCCGACGGTGCGCGAAGGTCTGCTGGCTTAG
- a CDS encoding rhomboid family intramembrane serine protease codes for MPPIPPITQFLMLACTAIYCLQVFTPFIDRWFALFPLGSGFFLPWQVLSYGLLHGSVLHLFFNMLGLWMFGSELEMLWGRKRYMAFLAIGAIFGGLLFLIATALPGAGMSRLVGASGGLYALLVAAAMYFPDRTVMPLFPPIPMKMKVFVIVFGVIALLMSWTGDLGSLAHIGGMLGGWLTIRYWRGLPPFGKPRR; via the coding sequence ATGCCCCCGATTCCACCGATCACCCAGTTCCTCATGCTGGCCTGTACGGCGATCTATTGCCTGCAGGTGTTCACGCCGTTCATCGACCGCTGGTTCGCACTGTTCCCGCTCGGCAGCGGCTTCTTCCTGCCGTGGCAGGTGTTGAGCTACGGCCTGCTGCACGGCAGCGTGCTGCACCTTTTCTTCAACATGCTCGGCCTGTGGATGTTCGGCTCGGAGCTCGAGATGCTGTGGGGCCGCAAGCGCTACATGGCCTTTCTCGCAATCGGGGCGATCTTCGGTGGCCTTTTGTTCCTCATCGCCACCGCCCTGCCCGGCGCCGGCATGAGCCGCCTGGTGGGTGCCTCGGGTGGCCTGTATGCACTGCTGGTGGCCGCAGCGATGTACTTCCCCGACCGCACGGTGATGCCGCTCTTCCCGCCGATCCCGATGAAGATGAAGGTCTTCGTCATCGTCTTTGGCGTGATCGCGCTGTTGATGAGCTGGACGGGTGACCTCGGCTCACTCGCACACATCGGCGGCATGTTGGGCGGCTGGCTCACGATCCGCTACTGGCGCGGGCTGCCTCCCTTCGGCAAGCCGCGGCGCTAA
- a CDS encoding DUF2274 domain-containing protein, with amino-acid sequence MSTARKLRLGPLPKTESVKLTITLSAELKATLDRYAAVHAQTYGERVDAAALAPHMLEAFMARDRGFRSQPQKRQ; translated from the coding sequence ATGAGCACGGCGAGGAAGCTGCGGCTGGGGCCGCTGCCGAAGACCGAGAGCGTCAAGCTGACCATCACCTTGTCGGCGGAGCTGAAGGCGACGCTGGATCGCTATGCGGCGGTGCATGCGCAGACGTATGGCGAGCGGGTGGATGCGGCGGCGCTGGCGCCGCACATGCTGGAGGCGTTCATGGCGAGGGATCGAGGATTTCGATCGCAGCCGCAGAAACGACAGTAA
- a CDS encoding TrbI/VirB10 family protein produces MSEGQDAAGGKVSPESVALRAQPRPVTRLNRRTLALLAGLLAAAVLGATVWSLQPRFRGRGNEPAELYNVDRVAKSEGLGQLPADYSKLPSARPAPVPELGPPLPGDLGPAIVKSQGPAVASYSPPGHDPAQAERDALRKEAEQAMASSVFFRSSGQRAAAPGKGETVAPSDPGGSSLAAFNPMAAGLASTAAQSGAGGSSSDPAAVQNRQDQKEGFLKTAHTETRNSGSLKLPASPYQVMAGTVIAGALVTGIQSDLPGDVIATVTEPVYDTATGRYLLIPQSSRILGKYNSQMSYGQRRVQVVWNRIILPDTSSLALDNLVGTDPAGNAGLEDGVDWHWDRVLAGAALTTLLGIGAELAAPANRTDGNRIVIAGRDGLQDSVNQVGQEVTRKNMNIQPTLTARPGLPVRVIVSRDLVLRPYQPMFFNRGGAQ; encoded by the coding sequence GTGAGCGAAGGGCAGGACGCGGCGGGCGGCAAGGTCTCGCCCGAGTCCGTGGCGCTGCGTGCGCAGCCGCGGCCGGTGACGCGGCTGAACCGGCGCACCCTGGCGCTGCTGGCCGGCTTGCTCGCCGCCGCCGTGCTCGGCGCCACGGTCTGGTCGCTGCAGCCCCGGTTCCGCGGCAGGGGCAACGAGCCTGCCGAGCTGTACAACGTGGACCGGGTGGCCAAATCGGAGGGGCTGGGGCAGTTGCCGGCCGACTACTCGAAGCTGCCGTCGGCGCGGCCGGCTCCGGTGCCCGAACTGGGGCCGCCGCTGCCGGGCGACCTCGGCCCGGCCATCGTGAAGTCGCAAGGGCCGGCCGTGGCGAGCTACTCGCCGCCGGGGCATGACCCGGCGCAGGCGGAACGCGATGCGCTGCGCAAGGAGGCCGAGCAGGCGATGGCCTCGTCGGTGTTCTTCCGGTCGAGCGGGCAGCGCGCGGCGGCGCCGGGGAAAGGGGAGACTGTGGCGCCTTCCGATCCCGGCGGCTCCAGCCTGGCGGCCTTCAACCCGATGGCGGCGGGCTTGGCATCGACGGCGGCGCAATCCGGCGCGGGCGGCTCGAGCAGCGATCCGGCGGCGGTGCAGAACCGGCAGGATCAGAAAGAGGGTTTCCTCAAAACCGCACATACGGAAACTCGCAACTCCGGCAGCCTGAAGCTGCCGGCATCGCCGTACCAGGTGATGGCCGGCACGGTGATCGCCGGCGCGCTGGTGACTGGCATCCAGTCTGACCTGCCGGGCGACGTGATCGCGACCGTCACGGAGCCGGTCTACGACACGGCCACGGGCAGATACTTGCTGATTCCGCAGAGCTCGCGCATCCTGGGCAAGTACAACAGCCAGATGAGCTACGGGCAGCGCCGGGTGCAGGTGGTGTGGAACCGCATCATCCTGCCGGACACCTCCTCGCTCGCCCTGGACAACCTCGTGGGCACCGATCCCGCGGGCAACGCCGGGCTGGAGGACGGCGTGGACTGGCACTGGGATCGGGTCCTGGCGGGTGCAGCGCTCACGACACTGCTGGGCATCGGCGCCGAGCTGGCAGCGCCGGCGAACCGCACCGATGGCAACCGCATCGTGATCGCCGGGCGCGACGGGCTGCAAGACAGCGTGAACCAGGTGGGGCAGGAGGTGACCCGCAAGAACATGAACATCCAGCCGACGCTGACGGCGCGACCGGGGCTGCCGGTGCGGGTGATCGTGAGCCGGGACCTGGTGCTGCGGCCGTATCAGCCGATGTTCTTCAACAGGGGGGGGGCGCAATGA
- the trbG gene encoding P-type conjugative transfer protein TrbG, with product MNARIRVSVSTALLAVAFMAGCASRGKSPPAVSLDEPAPAAAQPLLEPPKPVEVVEVPKVLPMPGQMKPLPDGNTDAARSPPESPDEKVRVSKANAEARVAPTREGYVNAIQVWPFSEGALYQVYAAVGRVTVISLQPGEELVTVAAGDTVRWIVGDTSSGDGDARRVNVMIKPTRTGLKTNLVITTSRRTYLVELTSTEKAWMASVSWEYPKDRMLALQRQAGQAQAAAPVDAGLALEKLRFRYAISGSSPPWKPLRAFDDGEKVYIQFPAGIAQGELPPLFVIGARGDGQLVNYRFRSPYYIVDRLFGAAELRLGGGKDQKSGEVVRIERTDGIARGGGS from the coding sequence ATGAATGCACGCATCCGTGTTTCCGTATCCACGGCGCTGCTGGCCGTGGCCTTCATGGCCGGCTGTGCCTCGCGGGGCAAGTCGCCGCCGGCCGTCTCCCTCGACGAACCTGCTCCTGCTGCAGCACAGCCACTGCTCGAGCCGCCGAAGCCGGTGGAAGTGGTGGAGGTGCCGAAGGTGCTGCCGATGCCGGGGCAGATGAAGCCGCTGCCAGACGGGAACACGGACGCTGCCAGGTCCCCGCCGGAATCGCCTGACGAGAAGGTCAGGGTCTCGAAGGCCAACGCGGAGGCGCGCGTCGCGCCCACGCGCGAGGGCTACGTCAACGCGATCCAGGTCTGGCCCTTCAGCGAGGGGGCGCTGTACCAGGTCTACGCGGCCGTGGGGCGCGTGACGGTGATCTCGCTGCAGCCCGGCGAGGAACTGGTGACGGTGGCCGCGGGCGACACGGTGCGCTGGATCGTGGGCGACACGTCCAGCGGTGACGGTGACGCGCGCCGGGTCAACGTGATGATCAAGCCCACGCGCACGGGCCTGAAGACCAACCTGGTCATCACGACCAGCCGGCGCACCTACCTGGTCGAGCTGACCTCGACGGAGAAGGCCTGGATGGCCTCGGTGTCCTGGGAGTATCCGAAGGACCGCATGCTGGCGCTGCAGCGGCAGGCCGGCCAGGCGCAGGCCGCCGCGCCGGTGGACGCGGGCCTGGCGCTGGAGAAGCTGCGCTTCCGCTATGCCATCAGCGGGAGCAGCCCGCCCTGGAAGCCGTTGCGCGCCTTCGACGACGGCGAGAAGGTCTACATCCAGTTCCCGGCCGGCATCGCGCAGGGCGAGCTGCCGCCGCTCTTCGTGATCGGCGCGCGGGGCGACGGGCAATTGGTGAACTACCGTTTCCGCTCGCCGTACTACATCGTGGATCGGCTGTTCGGCGCGGCCGAGCTGCGCCTGGGCGGCGGCAAGGACCAGAAGAGCGGCGAAGTGGTGCGCATCGAGCGCACCGATGGGATCGCGCGTGGAGGCGGGTCGTGA